One genomic segment of Panicum virgatum strain AP13 chromosome 2N, P.virgatum_v5, whole genome shotgun sequence includes these proteins:
- the LOC120662222 gene encoding transcription factor TGA2.1 isoform X2, whose product MADASSRTDTSTVLEDNDKNRRMENGQIVAAVPSNSSDRSDRSDKPLDQKTLRRLAQNREAARKSRLRKKAYVQQLESSKLKLAQLEQELQKARQQGIFISSSGDQTHAMSGNGALTFDIEYTRWLEEQNKQINELRTAVNAHASDSDLRLIVDGIMAHYDEIFKVKGVAAKADVFHILSGMWKTPAERCFLWLGGFRPSELLKLLANHLEPLTEQQLLGLTNLQQSSQQAEDALSQGMEALQQSLAETLAGSLGPSGSSGNVANYMGQMAMAMGKLGTLENFLRQADNLRQQTLHQMQRILTIRQASRALLAIHDYFSRLRALSSLWLARPRE is encoded by the exons ATGGCAGATGCTAGTTCAAGGACTGACACCTCAACTGTTTTAGAAGACAACGACAAGAATCGAAGG ATGGAAAACGGACAAATTGTGGCAGCTGTGCCTTCTAATTCTTCAGATAGGTCTGATAGGTCCGACAAACCTTTGGACCAAAAG ACCTTGCGACGGCTAGCCCAAAATCGTGAGGCAGCAAGAAAAAGTCGGCTGAGGAAAAAG gcatatgTGCAACAGCTAGAGAGCAGTAAGCTGAAACTTGCGCAACTGGAGCAGGAACTCCAGAAAGCTCGCCAGCAG GGAATCTTCATTTCCAGCTCTGGCGACCAAACCCATGCCATGAGTGGAAATG GAGCGTTGACTTTTGACATAGAGTATACTAGATGGCTAGAGGAGCAGAATAAGCAGATAAATGAGTTGAGGACTGCAGTGAATGCTCATGCAAGTGACAGTGATCTACGACTTATTGTAGATGGCATAATGGCACATTATGATGAAATATTCAAGGTCAAAGGTGTTGCTGCGAAGGCTGATGTATTTCATATACTTTCAGGCATGTGGAAGACACCTGCAGAAAGGTGCTTCCTCTGGCTTGGGGGTTTTCGTCCATCTGAGCTTTTAAAG CTCTTAGCAAATCACCTGGAGCCCCTAACTGAGCAACAATTGCTGGGATTGACCAACCTCCAGCAATCTTCCCAGCAGGCAGAGGATGCTTTGTCACAGGGCATGGAAGCGCTGCAGCAATCATTGGCAGAGACTTTGGCTGGATCTCTTGGTCCATCAGGTTCTTCAGGCAATGTGGCAAACTACATGGGTCagatggccatggccatgggcaAACTTGGGACACTTGAGAATTTTCTTCGGCAG GCCGACAATCTGCGACAGCAGACATTGCATCAAATGCAACGGATTCTAACAATCCGACAGGCTTCTCGTGCTCTTCTTGCTATCCATGACTATTTTTCTCGGTTGCGTGCTTTAAGTTCTCTGTGGCTTGCTAGGCCACGTGAATAA
- the LOC120662222 gene encoding transcription factor TGA2.1 isoform X1, which translates to MADASSRTDTSTVLEDNDKNRRMENGQIVAAVPSNSSDRSDRSDKPLDQKTLRRLAQNREAARKSRLRKKAYVQQLESSKLKLAQLEQELQKARQQGIFISSSGDQTHAMSGNGNVSGALTFDIEYTRWLEEQNKQINELRTAVNAHASDSDLRLIVDGIMAHYDEIFKVKGVAAKADVFHILSGMWKTPAERCFLWLGGFRPSELLKLLANHLEPLTEQQLLGLTNLQQSSQQAEDALSQGMEALQQSLAETLAGSLGPSGSSGNVANYMGQMAMAMGKLGTLENFLRQADNLRQQTLHQMQRILTIRQASRALLAIHDYFSRLRALSSLWLARPRE; encoded by the exons ATGGCAGATGCTAGTTCAAGGACTGACACCTCAACTGTTTTAGAAGACAACGACAAGAATCGAAGG ATGGAAAACGGACAAATTGTGGCAGCTGTGCCTTCTAATTCTTCAGATAGGTCTGATAGGTCCGACAAACCTTTGGACCAAAAG ACCTTGCGACGGCTAGCCCAAAATCGTGAGGCAGCAAGAAAAAGTCGGCTGAGGAAAAAG gcatatgTGCAACAGCTAGAGAGCAGTAAGCTGAAACTTGCGCAACTGGAGCAGGAACTCCAGAAAGCTCGCCAGCAG GGAATCTTCATTTCCAGCTCTGGCGACCAAACCCATGCCATGAGTGGAAATGGTAATGTTTCAG GAGCGTTGACTTTTGACATAGAGTATACTAGATGGCTAGAGGAGCAGAATAAGCAGATAAATGAGTTGAGGACTGCAGTGAATGCTCATGCAAGTGACAGTGATCTACGACTTATTGTAGATGGCATAATGGCACATTATGATGAAATATTCAAGGTCAAAGGTGTTGCTGCGAAGGCTGATGTATTTCATATACTTTCAGGCATGTGGAAGACACCTGCAGAAAGGTGCTTCCTCTGGCTTGGGGGTTTTCGTCCATCTGAGCTTTTAAAG CTCTTAGCAAATCACCTGGAGCCCCTAACTGAGCAACAATTGCTGGGATTGACCAACCTCCAGCAATCTTCCCAGCAGGCAGAGGATGCTTTGTCACAGGGCATGGAAGCGCTGCAGCAATCATTGGCAGAGACTTTGGCTGGATCTCTTGGTCCATCAGGTTCTTCAGGCAATGTGGCAAACTACATGGGTCagatggccatggccatgggcaAACTTGGGACACTTGAGAATTTTCTTCGGCAG GCCGACAATCTGCGACAGCAGACATTGCATCAAATGCAACGGATTCTAACAATCCGACAGGCTTCTCGTGCTCTTCTTGCTATCCATGACTATTTTTCTCGGTTGCGTGCTTTAAGTTCTCTGTGGCTTGCTAGGCCACGTGAATAA
- the LOC120662223 gene encoding rhodanese-like/PpiC domain-containing protein 12, chloroplastic translates to MLGLRARAAAQLPCPSSSPSSAPATSLARFARLTPLAALAPLASAPPPPRARASLSARWKWNAPSRLGGTGTSSRPTTRVFCTAASSPQREGKELLVQHLLVGDKDVRLLVDLEKSIIAGGADLSDLAVEHSLCPSKENGGMLGWVRKGQMVPEFEEAAFSAPLNKVVRCKTKFGWHLLQVLAERDQCILQDIDPEELHTKMQDPSFLEEAQLIDVREPDEVAKASLPGFKVLPLRQFGTWGPVMTDEFNPQKDTYVLCHHGMRSMQVAKWLQSQGFKKVYNVAGGIHAYAVKADSSVPTY, encoded by the exons ATGCTCGGTCTTCGAGCCCGCGCAGCGGCGCAGCTCCCGTGCCCTTCCTCGTCCCCCTCCTCCGCTCCCGCGACCTCGCTCGCGAGGTTCGCGCGCCTCACCCCGCTCGCCGCCCTCGCGCCTCTGGCgtctgcaccgccgccgccgagggcgaGGGCCTCCCTCTCCGCCAGGTGGAAGTGGAACGCGCCCTCGCGTCTCGGGGGAACCGGCACCAGCTCCAGGCCTACCACGCGGG TTTTCTGCACCGCTGCCAGTAGCCCTCAGAGAGAGGGGAAAGAGTTGCTAGTCCAGCATTTGCTTGTTGGTGACAAGGATGTCAGGCTTCtggtagatcttgaaaagaGCATCATTGCAGGAG gggCAGACTTGAGTGATTTAGCTGTCGAGCACTCCTTATGCCCATCAAAAGAAAATGGTGGAATGCTTGGGTGGGTTCGAAAGGGACAGATG GTTCCAGAATTCGAGGAGGCAGCATTTAGTGCTCCTTTGAATAAAGTTGTACGGTGTAAGACAAAATTTGGATGGCATTTATTGCAAGTTCTTGCTGAGAG GGATCAATGCATTCTGCAAGACATTGACCCGGAAGAGCTTCACACGAAAATGCAAGATCCTAGTTTTCTCGAAGAAGCTCAATTGATTGATGTTCGGGAGCCTGATGAAGT GGCCAAAGCTTCACTTCCAGGCTTCAAAGTTCTACCGCTCCGCCAATTTGGGACCTGGGGACCAGTTATGACCGATGAGTTTAATCCTCAGAAGGACACTTATGTTCTG TGCCACCATGGCATGCGCTCCATGCAGGTGGCTAAATGGCTGCAGTCGCAG GGTTTCAAAAAAGTTTACAACGTTGCTGGTGGGATCCATGCCTATGCGGTTAAAGCCGACTCCTCTGTCCCAACTTACTAG
- the LOC120662977 gene encoding SNF1-related protein kinase regulatory subunit beta-1-like has protein sequence MFVPQKLISPVNELTSLIFQSPVAPLQRAAEVPPPVFNQILMNQQHDDSDGPPQKKIPTLLTWTLGGRNIHVEGSWDNWTSKKPVEKSGKDHTILLMLSSGVHRYRFIVDGERRFIPDLPCETDNMGQVVNLVDVHDFIPESVESVSELMAPPSPDSSYGFHVPGEKEFAKEPPQLPAQLYLGVLNSRSSEEGCARPRHVVLDHLYIEKGWGSQPLVALGCTHRFRSKYVTCVLYKAIER, from the exons ATGTTCGTGCCCCAG AAACTCATTTCCCCAGTAAATGAGTTGACATCTTTGATATTTCAGAGTCCTGTAGCTCCATTGCAAAGGGCTGCAGAAGTACCTCCTCCTGTGTTTAACCAAATATTGATGAATCAACAACACGACGATTCTGATGGCCcgcctcaaaaaaaaattcctaccttGCTCACGTGGACTCTTGGAGGGAGGAACATCCACGTAGAAGGATCATGGGATAACTGGACATCAAA GAAACCTGTCGAAAAGTCTGGAAAGGATCACACCATTCTGTTGATGCTTTCATCCGGAGTGCACCGTTACAGATTCATTGTAGACGGAGAAAGAAGATTTATACCCGATCTTCCCTGCGAAACTGACAATATGGGTCAGGTTGTCAACCTTGTAGATGTCCAT GACTTCATTCCTGAAAGCGTGGAAAGTGTATCTGAGCTCATGGCTCCGCCCTCCCCGGACTCCAGCTATGGTTTCCATGTTCCCGGTGAGAAGGAGTTCGCAAAGGAGCCTCCTCAGCTGCCGGCCCAGCTCTACCTCGGCGTGCTGAATTCTCGGAGCTCTGAAGAAGGCTGCGCGAGGCCGAGGCACGTCGTCCTCGACCACCTCTACATCGAGAAGGGCTGGGGCTCGCAGCCGCTGGTCGCTCTCGGCTGCACTCACAGGTTCCGCTCCAAGTACGTGACCTGCGTCCTATACAAAGCCATCGAGCGATAA
- the LOC120662224 gene encoding family of serine hydrolases 3-like: MADQLTDDQIAEFKEAFSLFDKDGDGCITTKELGTVMRSLGQNPTEAELQDMINEVDADGNGTIDFPEFLNLMARKMKDTDSEEELKEAFRVFDKDQNGFISAAELRHVMTNLGEKLTDEEVDEMIREADVDGDGQINYEEFVKPRRGRYQLPQAPRYLRFQEVVSTCAAPWGVLMEQGKKAKVLCLHGFRTSGDFLKKQISKWHPSIFQQFDMVFPDGIFPAGGKSEIEGIFPPPYFEWFQTSKEFTESTNLDECISYLCDYMVENGPFEGLLGFSQGATLSALLIGYQSQGKVLSDHPPIKFMVSISGSKFRDPSICNIAYKDPIKVKSVHFIGEKDWLKTPSEELASAFVDPIIIRHPQGHTVPRLDDASVKQLSEWSSNTLEDLKNEDGNVPEALDSDEGTDVELAENNMVEQVAA; this comes from the exons ATGGCGGATCAGCTCACCGACGACCAGATCGCCGAGTTCAAGGAGGCCTTCAGCCTCTTCGACAAGGACGGCGATG GTTGCATCACAACCAAGGAGCTGGGTACTGTCATGCGCTCACTGGGCCAGAATCCTACAGAAGCTGAGCTCCAGGACATGATCAATGAGGTTGATGCCGATGGCAATGGCACCATCGATTTTCCAGAATTTCTCAATCTTATGGCTCGCAAGATGAAGGACACTGACTCAGAGGAAGAGCTTAAGGAGGCCTTCCGTGTGTTTGACAAGGACCAAAATGGCTTCATCTCCGCCGCTGAGCTCCGCCATGTCATGACAAACCTTGGTGAGAAGTTAACTGATGAGGAGGTGGATGAGATGATCCGTGAGGCTGATGTCGATGGTGATGGTCAGATCAATTATGAGGAGTTCGTCAAG CCTCGGCGTGGTAGGTACCAGCTACCACAAGCCCCCCGGTATTTAAGGTTCCAAGAAGTTGTCTCAACTTGTGCTGCGCCTTGGGGAGTTCTCATGGAGCAGGGCAAGAAAGCAAAGGTACTGTGCCTGCATGGCTTCCGGACAAGTGGGGATTTCTTGAAGAAGCAGATCAGCAAGTGGCACCCTTCTATATTCCAGCAGTTTGACATG GTATTCCCTGATGGCATCTTCCCAGCTGGTGGAAAGTCGGAAATAGAGGGCATATTTCCACCACCGTACTTTGAGTGGTTCCAGACTTCCA AGGAATTCACTGAATCCACAAATCTAGATGAATGCATTTCATATCTGTGTGATTATATGGTGGAAAATGGACCTTTTGAAGGCCTACTTGGATTCTCCCAG GGTGCAACACTTTCAGCCCTTCTGATTGGCTACCAATCACAG GGCAAGGTTTTGAGTGATCATCCACCAATTAAGTTTATGGTCTCCATATCTGGGAGCAAGTTCAGGGACCCAAGCATCTGCAATATCGCCTACAAGGACCCGATCAAGGTGAAATCAGTGCATTTTATTGGAGAGAAGGACTGGCTCAAAACACCCTCCGAGGAGCTGGCTTCTGCCTTTGTTGACCCCATCATCATAAGGCATCCCCAAGGCCATACAGTCCCTAGGCTTG ACGATGCATCTGTTAAACAACTTTCTGAATGGAGCTCAAACACCCTGGAAGacctcaagaatgaagatggtAATGTTCCCGAGGCCTTGGATTCAGATGAGGGTACTGATGTTGAACTTGCAGAAAACAACATGGTGGAACAAGTTGCTGCTTGA
- the LOC120662225 gene encoding uncharacterized protein LOC120662225, protein MPSSYSGRTSLLDPSPRHVRELPMDAAQAPAGVVVNIDALAGRRGSNAPTAPKDQAWKKFLCHVGPGFMVFLAFRDPWNLVFSLQLLLKASLFNCGTASANGVCLDT, encoded by the exons ATGCCATCGTCGTACTCCGGTCGAACGAGCCTGCTCGATCCATCGCCGCGCCACGTACGGGAGCTACCGATGGACGCCGCGCAAGCGCCCGCGGGAGTGGTGGTCAACATCGATGCGCTCGCCGGACGGAGAGGGAGCAACGCTCCCACTGCGCCCAAG GACcaagcatggaaaaagttttTGTGCCACGTTGGACCAGGATTTATGGTTTTCCTAGCCTTCCGTGATCCCTGGAACT TGGTATTctcgctgcagctgctgctgaagGCTTCTCTTTTTAATTGTGGCACTGCATCTGCAAATGGAGTATGCTTAGACACTTGA
- the LOC120662228 gene encoding CBL-interacting protein kinase 3-like isoform X1, with amino-acid sequence MYRAKRAASLKVKRRVGKYELGRTIGEGTFAKVRIAKNIETGDHVAIKIIDKAKVHKHKLVEQIKREICTMKLIQHPNVVRLYEVMGSKTRIYIVLEFVMGGELHDIVATSGRLKEDEARRYFQQLINAVDYCHSRGVYHRDLKLENLLLDIAGNIKISDFGLSAISDQVKNDGLLHTTCGTPNYVAPEVIDDKGYDGALADLWSCGVTLFVLLAGHLPFEDDNIASLYKKISGAQFTCPSWFSAGAKRLVTRILDPNPSTRITVPQVQKDPWFKKGYKPSVFDEKCQVTLDDVHAAFGDSKELLVTEEMEGQPTSINAFELISMNKGLNLENFFESDKKYKRETRFASECPPKEIINRIEEAAKLLGFDIQKKNYKMLMENTKAGRKGNLNVATEVFQVAPSLHVVELKKAKGDTLEFQNFYRTLSMELKDVVWVCDDQVKDGNLHAMKRL; translated from the exons ATGTATAGGGCCAAGAGAGCTGCTTCACTTAAGGTGAAGCGCCGCGTTGGCAAGTATGAGCTTGGCCGCACAATTGGGGAAGGAACATTTGCAAAGGTCCGGATTGCAAAGAACATAGAAACTGGGGATCATGTAGCTATCAAGATCATTGACAAAGCAAAGGTTCACAAGCACAAATTGGTTGAACAG ATTAAGCGGGAAATTTGCACGATGAAATTAATACAGCATCCCAATGTTGTCCGACTGTATGAG GTGATGGGAAGTAAAACGAGGATTTACATTGTTCTGGAATTTGTTATGGGTGGAGAGCTCCATGATATCGTT GCCACAAGTGGAAGATTGAAGGAGGACGAAGCACGCAGATACTTTCAGCAGCTGATAAATGCAGTAGATTATTGTCATAGTAGGGGTGTATACCACAGAGACTTGAAG CTAGAGAACCTGTTGCTTGATATTGCTGGAAACATCAAAATTTCAGATTTTGGGTTAAGTGCTATATCTGACCAAGTGAAG AACGATGGACTACTGCATACTACATGTGGAACACCTAACTATGTTGCTCCAGAG GTTATTGATGACAAAGGCTATGATGGTGCCCTTGCAGACCTTTGGTCTTGCGGGGTAACCCTGTTTGTGCTGCTTGCAGGGCATCTGCCTTTCGAGGATGACAACATTGCATCCCTTTATAAAAAG ATCTCAGGAGCTCAGTTTACATGTCCTTCTTGGTTTTCTGCTGGAGCCAAGAGGCTGGTCACCAGAATTCTGGATCCTAATCCTTCAACT CGGATTACGGTTCCTCAAGTACAGAAGGATCCATGGTTCAAAAAGGGCTACAAGCCATCTGTTTTCGATGAGAAATGTCAAGTTACTCTAGATGATGTTCATGCTGCTTTTGGAGACTCAAAG GAACTTCTTGTAACAGAGGAAATGGAAGGGCAACCAACCTCGATTAATGCATTCGAATTGATTTCAATGAACAAGGGGCTAAATCTGGAGAATTTCTTTGAATCTGATAAG AAGTACAAGCGAGAAACAAGATTTGCATCGGAATGTCCTCCGAAAGAAATCATCAATAGAATAGAAGAAGCTGCTAAGCTACTTGGGTTTGATATCCAAAAGAAAAACTACAAG ATGCTAATGGAGAACACAAAAgcaggaagaaaaggaaatcTAAATGTCGCCACTGAG GTTTTCCAAGTGGCTCCATCCCTGCATGTGGTTGAGCTGAAGAAGGCAAAGGGAGATACACTGGAGTTTCAAAAT TTCTACAGAACTCTGTCCATGGAGCTGAAGGACGTCGTTTGGGTATGcgatgatcaagtcaaagacgGAAACCTCCACGCCATGAAGCGGTTGTAG
- the LOC120662228 gene encoding CBL-interacting protein kinase 3-like isoform X2, whose amino-acid sequence MYRAKRAASLKVKRRVGKYELGRTIGEGTFAKVRIAKNIETGDHVAIKIIDKAKVHKHKLVEQVMGSKTRIYIVLEFVMGGELHDIVATSGRLKEDEARRYFQQLINAVDYCHSRGVYHRDLKLENLLLDIAGNIKISDFGLSAISDQVKNDGLLHTTCGTPNYVAPEVIDDKGYDGALADLWSCGVTLFVLLAGHLPFEDDNIASLYKKISGAQFTCPSWFSAGAKRLVTRILDPNPSTRITVPQVQKDPWFKKGYKPSVFDEKCQVTLDDVHAAFGDSKELLVTEEMEGQPTSINAFELISMNKGLNLENFFESDKKYKRETRFASECPPKEIINRIEEAAKLLGFDIQKKNYKMLMENTKAGRKGNLNVATEVFQVAPSLHVVELKKAKGDTLEFQNFYRTLSMELKDVVWVCDDQVKDGNLHAMKRL is encoded by the exons ATGTATAGGGCCAAGAGAGCTGCTTCACTTAAGGTGAAGCGCCGCGTTGGCAAGTATGAGCTTGGCCGCACAATTGGGGAAGGAACATTTGCAAAGGTCCGGATTGCAAAGAACATAGAAACTGGGGATCATGTAGCTATCAAGATCATTGACAAAGCAAAGGTTCACAAGCACAAATTGGTTGAACAG GTGATGGGAAGTAAAACGAGGATTTACATTGTTCTGGAATTTGTTATGGGTGGAGAGCTCCATGATATCGTT GCCACAAGTGGAAGATTGAAGGAGGACGAAGCACGCAGATACTTTCAGCAGCTGATAAATGCAGTAGATTATTGTCATAGTAGGGGTGTATACCACAGAGACTTGAAG CTAGAGAACCTGTTGCTTGATATTGCTGGAAACATCAAAATTTCAGATTTTGGGTTAAGTGCTATATCTGACCAAGTGAAG AACGATGGACTACTGCATACTACATGTGGAACACCTAACTATGTTGCTCCAGAG GTTATTGATGACAAAGGCTATGATGGTGCCCTTGCAGACCTTTGGTCTTGCGGGGTAACCCTGTTTGTGCTGCTTGCAGGGCATCTGCCTTTCGAGGATGACAACATTGCATCCCTTTATAAAAAG ATCTCAGGAGCTCAGTTTACATGTCCTTCTTGGTTTTCTGCTGGAGCCAAGAGGCTGGTCACCAGAATTCTGGATCCTAATCCTTCAACT CGGATTACGGTTCCTCAAGTACAGAAGGATCCATGGTTCAAAAAGGGCTACAAGCCATCTGTTTTCGATGAGAAATGTCAAGTTACTCTAGATGATGTTCATGCTGCTTTTGGAGACTCAAAG GAACTTCTTGTAACAGAGGAAATGGAAGGGCAACCAACCTCGATTAATGCATTCGAATTGATTTCAATGAACAAGGGGCTAAATCTGGAGAATTTCTTTGAATCTGATAAG AAGTACAAGCGAGAAACAAGATTTGCATCGGAATGTCCTCCGAAAGAAATCATCAATAGAATAGAAGAAGCTGCTAAGCTACTTGGGTTTGATATCCAAAAGAAAAACTACAAG ATGCTAATGGAGAACACAAAAgcaggaagaaaaggaaatcTAAATGTCGCCACTGAG GTTTTCCAAGTGGCTCCATCCCTGCATGTGGTTGAGCTGAAGAAGGCAAAGGGAGATACACTGGAGTTTCAAAAT TTCTACAGAACTCTGTCCATGGAGCTGAAGGACGTCGTTTGGGTATGcgatgatcaagtcaaagacgGAAACCTCCACGCCATGAAGCGGTTGTAG